One Gloeobacter morelensis MG652769 DNA window includes the following coding sequences:
- a CDS encoding alpha/beta hydrolase family protein: MGVKFWSVLVSLALLAASAGAAAQIKPPAPATPAPEDVPVPVSGSLGLAGARCADISRYLNARAAVNPSLAPDGGELVYRTGVSGQPQLWVNGPDGPRQITFGESVNIAEWSPAGDGIAYSVDRGGDEREGYYLISPDGKRERELLAPTDSFREWGGFSRDGSQVAYAATEPGKADFNVYVLTVATGQTRRVLSGQAGIYPVAWRPDGKALVLSRVRGEDANDLLYLDLATGQASDLLVPSEASAYTQIAWTPDGKGFYLSTNQDRDFAALAYYDFAERKLRTVETPSHDVEAVALSGDGRYLAWSENVGGFSEARLRDLRTNRTVPILGLPKGVIQTLSWADRAARLAFQVSGPQVPGDVWVLNAQRGDLRRVTKSATGGLDESTFVIPEAVSFKSHDNETIYGLLYRPAGATTRTLPPAVVMVHGGPTAQARPDFDAATQYLVARGYAILDLNFRGSTGYGKRFARLDNGRLRPNAVKDMAAAVEWLGTQGIDNRRVAVMGGSYGGYMTFAALTTLPDVFQAGVGFVGVSNWITALEGASPQLKASDRYEYGNIDDPAEREFFTQLSPITYIKQVRSPLMVLHGANDPRDPVGEADQLVGALRSQGGDVEYLRFPDEGHSIRKLTNRVIAYRRIAAFLERTIGKGVAVCGS, from the coding sequence GTGGGCGTCAAGTTCTGGAGCGTTCTGGTGTCCCTGGCTTTACTCGCCGCCTCGGCGGGGGCGGCGGCCCAGATAAAACCACCCGCCCCGGCCACCCCGGCCCCCGAGGATGTGCCGGTGCCGGTATCGGGTAGCCTGGGGCTTGCCGGCGCTCGCTGTGCCGACATCTCGCGCTACTTGAACGCCCGCGCTGCCGTCAATCCGTCCCTTGCGCCCGACGGGGGCGAACTTGTCTACCGCACCGGCGTCTCCGGCCAGCCGCAACTGTGGGTGAATGGTCCGGACGGGCCGCGCCAGATCACCTTCGGCGAGAGCGTCAATATCGCCGAATGGTCCCCGGCGGGCGATGGGATCGCCTACTCGGTCGATCGCGGTGGTGACGAGCGCGAGGGCTACTACCTGATCTCCCCCGACGGCAAACGCGAGCGCGAACTGCTCGCCCCCACCGATTCGTTCAGAGAATGGGGCGGCTTCTCGCGCGACGGCAGCCAGGTGGCCTACGCCGCCACCGAGCCGGGCAAAGCCGATTTCAACGTCTACGTACTCACCGTCGCCACCGGCCAGACGCGCCGGGTCTTGAGCGGTCAGGCGGGGATCTACCCGGTAGCCTGGCGGCCGGATGGCAAGGCCCTGGTGCTCTCGCGGGTGCGCGGCGAGGATGCCAACGATCTGCTTTATCTGGATCTGGCCACGGGTCAGGCGAGCGACCTGCTTGTACCCTCCGAAGCGTCCGCCTACACGCAGATCGCCTGGACGCCGGACGGTAAAGGATTTTATCTTTCCACCAATCAAGATCGCGACTTTGCTGCCCTCGCCTACTACGACTTTGCCGAGCGCAAACTGCGCACCGTCGAGACTCCGTCCCACGACGTGGAGGCGGTGGCCCTCTCGGGCGACGGCCGCTACTTAGCCTGGAGTGAAAACGTCGGCGGTTTCTCCGAGGCGCGGCTAAGGGATCTGCGCACCAACCGGACCGTGCCGATTCTCGGTCTACCCAAAGGGGTGATCCAGACGCTGAGTTGGGCGGATCGCGCTGCGCGCTTAGCTTTTCAGGTGTCCGGTCCCCAGGTGCCGGGGGATGTCTGGGTGCTCAACGCCCAGCGGGGCGACCTCAGGCGGGTCACCAAATCCGCCACCGGCGGCCTGGACGAGAGCACCTTCGTCATTCCTGAAGCGGTGTCCTTCAAAAGCCACGACAACGAAACGATCTACGGCCTGCTGTACCGGCCTGCCGGGGCAACGACCCGTACACTCCCCCCGGCTGTGGTGATGGTCCACGGCGGCCCCACCGCCCAGGCTCGGCCCGATTTTGACGCGGCGACCCAGTATCTGGTCGCCAGGGGTTACGCGATTCTCGATCTCAATTTCCGCGGTTCCACCGGCTACGGCAAGCGCTTCGCCCGCTTGGATAACGGCCGATTGCGCCCCAACGCCGTCAAGGACATGGCTGCGGCGGTCGAATGGCTGGGCACCCAGGGAATCGACAACCGGCGGGTGGCGGTGATGGGCGGTTCCTACGGCGGCTATATGACCTTTGCCGCCCTCACGACTTTGCCGGACGTTTTCCAGGCCGGGGTGGGTTTTGTGGGCGTCTCCAACTGGATTACTGCCCTCGAAGGCGCCTCGCCGCAACTAAAAGCCTCCGACCGCTACGAGTACGGCAACATCGACGACCCGGCCGAGCGCGAATTTTTTACCCAACTGAGCCCGATCACCTACATCAAGCAGGTGCGCTCGCCTTTGATGGTGCTGCACGGTGCGAACGACCCGCGCGATCCGGTGGGTGAAGCCGACCAACTGGTAGGAGCTTTGCGTTCTCAAGGGGGCGATGTCGAATATTTGCGCTTTCCTGACGAAGGCCATAGCATCCGCAAACTGACCAACCGGG
- a CDS encoding ABC transporter substrate-binding protein has protein sequence MDLADFALHRWTRRSVLALGGLALAGCTGGGDGATRPAGASFGIVDWVGYTPLYIAREKGYLPEAFNVRNFPSPGQGTLAFAGGKLEGGAEVTAGAVDVRAKGKDLRVVMVVDRSVGGDGILARHSIRDLADLKGRKVALELGSVSHFFFLQAIAGAGLSGQDLTIINTPPDAAGAAYRSGQVEAAVTYAPYLGSANRAQADGRILFDSARLPDAISDLYVFDTRFVQAHPEVVQGFVDAVLKGLADLQADPQAGYALTARLLKITPAAVEDYLGGLQLADLALNLDMLTNPNSKSYLPNALQSLARFLKDQGQIPAVPELTDVVDPRFVLAARATQR, from the coding sequence ATGGACCTGGCCGATTTTGCTTTGCACCGATGGACACGCCGCAGCGTTCTGGCCCTGGGCGGGCTCGCGCTTGCCGGCTGTACCGGCGGTGGGGACGGCGCGACACGCCCGGCGGGGGCGTCCTTTGGGATCGTCGATTGGGTCGGCTACACGCCGCTTTATATCGCCCGCGAGAAAGGCTATCTGCCCGAGGCGTTTAATGTGCGCAACTTCCCGAGCCCCGGCCAGGGCACCCTCGCCTTCGCGGGGGGCAAGCTCGAAGGGGGGGCCGAGGTCACCGCCGGGGCGGTGGATGTGCGGGCGAAGGGCAAGGATCTGCGCGTGGTGATGGTGGTCGATCGCTCGGTGGGGGGCGACGGTATCCTGGCGCGCCACAGCATCCGGGATCTGGCCGACCTCAAAGGGCGCAAAGTCGCCCTCGAACTGGGTTCGGTGAGCCATTTTTTCTTCTTGCAGGCGATTGCCGGGGCGGGATTGAGCGGTCAAGACCTCACGATCATCAACACCCCGCCCGACGCCGCCGGGGCAGCCTACCGCAGCGGCCAGGTGGAAGCGGCGGTCACCTACGCGCCTTATTTGGGTTCGGCCAACCGGGCGCAGGCCGATGGGCGGATTTTGTTCGATTCTGCGCGCCTGCCGGATGCAATTAGCGACCTCTACGTCTTCGATACCCGGTTTGTCCAGGCGCACCCCGAGGTGGTACAGGGCTTCGTGGATGCTGTCTTGAAGGGGCTGGCCGACTTGCAGGCAGACCCCCAGGCGGGCTATGCCCTCACCGCCCGCCTGCTCAAGATCACCCCGGCGGCAGTCGAAGACTATCTGGGCGGGCTGCAACTGGCGGACCTTGCCCTCAACCTCGACATGCTCACCAACCCCAACAGCAAAAGCTATCTGCCGAACGCCCTGCAGTCGCTCGCCCGCTTCCTCAAAGACCAGGGCCAGATCCCGGCCGTTCCGGAGCTGACCGACGTCGTCGATCCCCGCTTCGTCCTTGCCGCGCGCGCTACCCAGAGATGA
- a CDS encoding ABC transporter ATP-binding protein → MTDPPTLQIRHVSKLFSTKSGPLLVLDDIAMTVKAGEFACLVGASGCGKSTLLGIVAGLEDPSAGEVLLSGTPVAGPGADRGMVFQNYTLYPWLSVRGNVEFGLKLRKQSAPERRERVDHYLEIVGLAKFADSLPRALSGGMKQRAAIARAMVNEPQILLLDEPFGALDCQTKETLQEFLLSVVRRTGITVLMITHDVEEAVFLADRIYAMSARPGRIAREVPVPLGRERSLGCKRTAAFQQIEQDILDLLRARQPLAEETR, encoded by the coding sequence ATGACCGACCCACCCACCCTGCAAATCCGGCACGTAAGTAAACTGTTCTCCACCAAAAGCGGGCCGCTGCTGGTGCTCGACGATATTGCCATGACTGTGAAAGCCGGGGAATTTGCCTGCCTGGTGGGCGCTTCCGGCTGCGGCAAATCGACCTTGCTGGGTATCGTCGCGGGCCTCGAGGACCCATCGGCCGGCGAAGTGCTCCTGAGCGGCACTCCTGTGGCCGGACCGGGAGCCGACCGGGGCATGGTCTTTCAGAACTACACGCTCTATCCCTGGCTGAGCGTGCGGGGCAATGTCGAGTTTGGTTTGAAGCTGCGCAAGCAGAGCGCGCCCGAACGGCGCGAGCGGGTCGATCATTACCTGGAGATCGTCGGACTTGCCAAATTTGCCGACAGCCTGCCGCGCGCCCTTTCCGGCGGCATGAAGCAGCGCGCCGCCATCGCCCGGGCCATGGTCAACGAACCGCAAATTCTGCTATTAGACGAACCGTTCGGCGCCCTCGACTGCCAGACCAAAGAGACGCTGCAGGAATTTTTGCTCTCGGTGGTCCGCCGCACCGGGATCACAGTCTTGATGATCACCCATGACGTCGAGGAGGCGGTCTTTCTGGCCGACCGCATCTACGCGATGTCCGCCCGGCCCGGCCGCATCGCCCGGGAGGTGCCCGTGCCTTTGGGCCGGGAGCGCTCTTTAGGCTGCAAGCGCACCGCCGCCTTTCAGCAAATCGAGCAGGACATTCTGGACTTGCTGCGCGCCCGCCAACCCCTCGCCGAGGAGACCCGATGA
- a CDS encoding ABC transporter permease, translated as MSNTAVRPARSTDPFQPRPRPLLGIRTDIPRNVYLLALTLSIAVPLAGWVLLSVGGRVDPLFVPAPTAVWQAAVRLAQSGDLFNDSLASLSRVGLGFLLSALVAIPLGLLIGTFKLVEGLFEPVLGLFRYMPAAAFIPLIILWVGLDEPAKIAIIFIGSFFYNTLMVADAVKFVPAEWLKVSYTLGAGRRDAFFRVILPATLPSIIDTLRINIATAWNFVVVAELVAANSGLGYRILVSQRFLKTDEIFVGILVIGLIGLAIDALFKRLFKLAVPWAVDA; from the coding sequence ATGAGCAATACCGCCGTGCGCCCGGCGCGCAGCACCGACCCGTTTCAGCCGCGTCCCCGGCCGCTGTTGGGCATCCGCACCGATATTCCCCGCAATGTCTATCTGCTGGCTCTCACTCTGTCGATTGCCGTGCCGCTCGCCGGTTGGGTGTTGCTCAGCGTCGGTGGCCGGGTGGACCCACTGTTTGTGCCTGCTCCCACAGCGGTGTGGCAGGCGGCGGTGCGCCTCGCCCAGAGTGGCGACTTATTCAACGACAGCCTGGCGAGTCTTTCGCGGGTCGGGCTGGGATTTTTGCTCTCGGCGCTGGTGGCCATTCCTTTGGGACTTTTGATCGGCACTTTCAAGCTCGTCGAGGGATTGTTCGAGCCGGTGCTGGGCCTGTTTCGCTACATGCCCGCCGCCGCGTTTATTCCGCTGATTATTCTCTGGGTGGGCCTCGATGAACCGGCCAAGATTGCGATCATCTTTATCGGCAGTTTCTTCTACAACACGCTGATGGTGGCCGACGCCGTCAAATTCGTACCCGCCGAGTGGCTGAAGGTGAGCTATACGCTCGGGGCGGGCAGGCGGGACGCATTTTTCCGGGTAATCTTGCCTGCGACGTTGCCCAGCATCATCGACACCCTGCGCATCAACATCGCCACGGCCTGGAACTTTGTGGTGGTGGCCGAACTGGTGGCGGCCAACTCCGGCTTGGGCTACCGGATCCTCGTCTCGCAGCGCTTTCTCAAGACCGACGAAATTTTCGTGGGCATCCTGGTCATCGGCCTGATTGGCCTGGCTATCGACGCGCTGTTTAAACGGTTGTTCAAGCTCGCCGTGCCCTGGGCGGTAGACGCTTAA
- a CDS encoding ferrochelatase yields the protein MSDERRVAVLLVGYGEVEEYQNFAAYNEMALRLLTAKFLKIPEFGFKLLAGTLARKDRREWAGRDNFRSPHNDVFEAQRAGIARHLQEHFGERVEVFKAFNFCEGYLPQQVLAEIRARGFRRLLVYPLLVIDSIFTSGLALQQINEALAEEERWVDELRYLPSFYNESDFHERLASHIAGHLQRLCTRHQPSRIGIVLVNHGSPYEVKGFTTGIEESQFLYERVRERLITRYPLISIGWLNHDTPGKWTTPDVPQAARNLLTVGASTLVFCPIGFVTENHETILDVEAIMQRFEQKAIPCTRLDCLNDDPQFLAAAAGWVVPLVGELLAARATQPVAAQE from the coding sequence TTGAGCGACGAACGGCGAGTGGCGGTGTTGCTGGTGGGGTACGGCGAGGTCGAAGAGTACCAGAATTTTGCCGCCTACAACGAGATGGCCCTGCGGTTGCTCACCGCCAAGTTTCTCAAAATTCCCGAATTCGGCTTCAAGTTGCTGGCAGGCACCCTGGCGCGCAAGGACCGGCGGGAGTGGGCAGGAAGAGACAATTTCCGTTCGCCCCACAACGATGTCTTTGAAGCCCAGCGCGCCGGGATCGCCCGGCATCTGCAGGAGCACTTCGGCGAGCGGGTGGAGGTGTTTAAAGCCTTTAATTTCTGCGAAGGGTACCTTCCCCAGCAGGTCTTAGCCGAGATCCGGGCGCGCGGCTTTCGCCGTCTGCTGGTCTATCCGCTGCTGGTCATCGATTCGATTTTTACCAGCGGCCTGGCACTCCAGCAGATCAACGAGGCCCTGGCCGAGGAGGAGCGCTGGGTGGACGAGCTTCGCTATTTGCCGTCGTTTTACAACGAGAGCGACTTTCACGAGCGGTTGGCAAGCCACATCGCAGGCCACCTGCAGCGCCTTTGCACCCGTCACCAGCCCTCGCGCATCGGCATCGTGCTGGTCAACCACGGTTCACCCTACGAGGTCAAAGGTTTTACCACCGGCATCGAGGAAAGCCAGTTTCTCTACGAGCGGGTGCGCGAGCGGCTCATCACCCGCTATCCGCTCATTTCGATCGGCTGGCTCAACCACGACACCCCGGGAAAGTGGACCACCCCGGATGTGCCCCAGGCGGCGCGCAACCTGCTCACCGTCGGGGCAAGTACCCTCGTCTTCTGCCCGATCGGCTTTGTGACCGAGAACCACGAGACGATCCTGGATGTCGAAGCGATCATGCAGCGCTTCGAGCAAAAGGCGATCCCCTGCACGCGCCTCGATTGCCTCAACGACGACCCGCAATTTCTGGCCGCCGCTGCCGGTTGGGTCGTTCCGCTGGTGGGTGAACTGCTCGCGGCGAGGGCTACCCAGCCGGTTGCAGCCCAGGAGTGA
- a CDS encoding energy-coupling factor ABC transporter permease, protein MHIPDGFLSLPVCLAMGLVSLVILAIALRQVERQFADRLVPLMGVSAAFIFAAQMINFPVLGGTSGHLLGGTLAGVLLGPWAGTLAVMVVFGVQALLFQDGGIVALGANLFNMGFVGTFLGYYLYRAVRALSGGKSWLAMATGTAVASWASVVTASALVAVQLALSGTVNLAVVLPAMIGVHALIGVGEAILTVGVVSFLWRTRPDLIFEPPVPTLTAVPPIKESIHGR, encoded by the coding sequence ATGCACATTCCGGACGGGTTTTTGAGCCTGCCTGTCTGCCTGGCCATGGGTCTGGTGTCTCTGGTGATCCTCGCCATCGCCCTGCGCCAGGTCGAGCGCCAGTTCGCCGATCGGCTGGTGCCTTTGATGGGTGTGAGCGCCGCCTTTATCTTCGCAGCCCAGATGATCAACTTTCCAGTGCTCGGGGGCACCAGCGGTCACCTGTTGGGCGGCACGCTGGCCGGGGTGTTGCTCGGTCCCTGGGCCGGCACGCTCGCGGTGATGGTCGTCTTTGGGGTGCAGGCGCTGCTCTTTCAAGACGGCGGCATCGTCGCCCTGGGCGCTAATCTGTTCAACATGGGCTTCGTGGGCACGTTTTTGGGTTACTACCTCTACCGGGCTGTGCGCGCGCTGAGCGGGGGCAAAAGCTGGCTGGCCATGGCCACCGGCACGGCCGTGGCCAGTTGGGCGAGTGTGGTGACGGCCTCGGCCCTGGTGGCAGTGCAACTGGCCCTCTCCGGCACCGTGAACCTGGCTGTCGTGCTCCCTGCGATGATCGGGGTGCACGCGCTGATTGGCGTCGGCGAAGCTATTCTCACCGTCGGCGTCGTAAGCTTCCTGTGGCGCACGCGGCCCGATTTGATCTTTGAGCCCCCCGTGCCCACCCTCACGGCGGTGCCACCTATCAAAGAATCGATCCATGGGCGCTAG
- a CDS encoding PDGLE domain-containing protein produces the protein MGARGRWVVAGLGLALLVAIVSPLASPDPDGLERVAAEQGFAQREVPSWAEQLPFAEWFAGYALRGLADPAAAKIAAGITGTLVVFGLAWGAGAVLARARGARRP, from the coding sequence ATGGGCGCTAGGGGCCGCTGGGTGGTGGCCGGCCTGGGATTGGCCCTGCTGGTGGCCATCGTTTCGCCCCTTGCGAGTCCCGACCCGGATGGACTGGAGCGGGTGGCCGCCGAGCAGGGGTTTGCCCAACGGGAAGTACCTTCCTGGGCTGAGCAGTTGCCCTTCGCCGAGTGGTTCGCCGGTTACGCACTGCGCGGCCTTGCCGATCCGGCTGCAGCCAAAATCGCCGCCGGAATCACAGGCACCCTCGTGGTTTTCGGCCTTGCCTGGGGAGCAGGGGCGGTGCTCGCGCGCGCGCGGGGAGCAAGACGCCCGTGA
- the cbiQ gene encoding cobalt ECF transporter T component CbiQ, which translates to MILLHVPTFSLAAYAQGDSFWHRLQPQVRLAVALLSVLGAVLLPEGAWNYWGLYAAVLAILVLLSQVSPVALLRRLAVELVFVGVLLLTILLSGRGTPLWTWGPLVIADGSLLTFASVLVRSALSLWVLNLLTLTTPAPSLLQALAGFGCPALLVRVLESMLRYVAVLVDELGSMQRAAQARSGARALLRWNILGNLLGALFLRTYGRGERTYLAMQARGFAGRFPETDARPWRPDEWLMTTATALFAVSTLALAWWPL; encoded by the coding sequence GTGATCTTGCTGCATGTACCGACCTTCAGCCTCGCCGCCTACGCCCAGGGCGACAGCTTCTGGCACCGGCTGCAGCCGCAGGTGCGTCTTGCCGTGGCACTGCTGTCGGTCCTCGGGGCGGTGTTGTTGCCGGAGGGAGCCTGGAACTATTGGGGCCTTTACGCTGCGGTGCTCGCCATCCTCGTGCTCCTAAGTCAGGTCTCGCCCGTCGCTTTACTGCGCAGGCTCGCCGTCGAACTGGTGTTCGTGGGTGTACTGTTGCTCACGATATTGCTCTCCGGGCGAGGGACACCGCTTTGGACCTGGGGACCGTTGGTGATTGCGGACGGCTCGCTGCTCACCTTTGCCAGCGTGCTGGTGCGCTCGGCCCTCTCACTGTGGGTGCTCAACCTGCTCACCCTCACCACCCCGGCCCCCTCGCTGCTGCAGGCCCTGGCCGGTTTCGGCTGTCCGGCGCTGTTGGTGAGGGTGCTCGAATCGATGCTGCGCTACGTGGCGGTGCTGGTCGACGAACTCGGTTCGATGCAGCGCGCCGCCCAGGCCCGCTCGGGGGCGCGGGCGCTGTTGCGCTGGAATATATTGGGCAATTTGCTGGGGGCGCTGTTCCTGCGCACCTACGGGCGCGGCGAGCGCACCTACCTGGCGATGCAGGCGCGGGGGTTCGCGGGACGCTTCCCGGAGACGGATGCCCGCCCCTGGCGGCCGGACGAGTGGCTGATGACCACCGCCACCGCCCTGTTTGCCGTCTCGACACTGGCGCTTGCCTGGTGGCCGCTGTGA
- a CDS encoding energy-coupling factor ABC transporter ATP-binding protein, with protein sequence MIEPLVVEDLYYSYPDGTAALRGITLALGAGENVALVGPNGSGKSTLLLHLNGLLLPGRGRIEVGGKLLSASTLEFARRFVGLVFQNPEDQLFMPTVAEDVAFGPQNLGFKGEKLRECVRSALEQVGLEPARFLQRQSFNLSIGEKKRVALAGVLAMEPEVLVLDEPSAGLDPRSRRRLMRLLAELPQTKFVATHDLDMALETCTRTIIIDRGQVVADGPSGNILADRVLLETHGLELPLSLSR encoded by the coding sequence GTGATCGAGCCGCTGGTAGTCGAAGATCTGTATTACAGCTATCCGGACGGCACTGCCGCCCTGCGGGGAATAACCCTGGCGCTAGGTGCGGGCGAAAACGTCGCCCTAGTCGGTCCCAACGGCTCCGGCAAATCGACGCTGCTGCTGCATCTGAACGGATTGCTCCTGCCCGGTCGGGGCCGCATCGAGGTGGGGGGAAAACTGCTCAGCGCTTCCACCCTCGAATTTGCCCGCCGCTTTGTGGGCCTGGTCTTCCAGAATCCTGAAGACCAGCTCTTTATGCCCACCGTCGCCGAGGATGTCGCCTTCGGTCCCCAGAATCTGGGTTTCAAGGGCGAGAAGTTGCGCGAGTGCGTGCGCTCCGCCCTCGAACAGGTGGGCCTGGAGCCCGCCCGCTTCCTGCAGCGGCAGAGTTTCAACCTGTCTATCGGCGAGAAGAAACGGGTGGCCCTCGCTGGTGTGCTGGCCATGGAGCCGGAGGTGCTCGTGCTCGACGAACCCTCGGCGGGCCTCGACCCGCGCAGCCGCCGCCGTCTGATGCGTTTGCTCGCCGAATTGCCCCAGACCAAGTTCGTCGCCACCCACGACCTGGACATGGCCCTGGAGACCTGCACCCGCACCATCATCATCGACCGCGGCCAGGTAGTCGCCGACGGCCCGAGCGGGAACATCCTTGCCGACCGGGTGTTGCTTGAAACCCACGGCCTGGAACTGCCCCTGTCGCTGTCGCGTTAA
- a CDS encoding DedA family protein translates to MIEQLAESIQHFLESNGPLGYLLIAGIIFLENSGLPLPGETTLILASVLASKEILAFPLVLIAAICGAILGDNMGYFIGRRFGRDLVLKYGKVFGLTQDKFDRAEAAFLKNSAWAVFVGRFIVLLRILAGPLAGITRMPWPKFVLFNALGAFAWGGAIGTAAYFFGVAVLKFFEGIGIWGLILLVVAIIAFGVVRHFMDERAEHKAAKKSKIEPEQTTTTR, encoded by the coding sequence ATGATTGAGCAACTGGCGGAGTCCATTCAACACTTTCTTGAATCCAACGGTCCACTCGGTTACCTGCTGATCGCAGGAATCATCTTTCTTGAAAATTCCGGCTTGCCCCTGCCTGGCGAGACAACGCTGATTCTGGCTTCGGTGCTCGCTTCTAAAGAAATCCTCGCCTTTCCGCTGGTGCTAATCGCGGCCATCTGCGGCGCGATCTTGGGCGACAACATGGGCTACTTCATCGGTCGGCGCTTCGGGCGCGACCTGGTGCTCAAGTATGGCAAAGTCTTTGGGTTGACCCAGGACAAGTTCGACCGCGCCGAGGCGGCCTTTCTCAAAAACAGCGCCTGGGCGGTGTTTGTTGGGCGCTTTATTGTGCTGTTGCGCATTTTGGCGGGGCCGCTGGCGGGGATCACCCGCATGCCCTGGCCAAAATTTGTGCTCTTTAACGCGCTGGGGGCCTTCGCCTGGGGCGGGGCGATTGGCACAGCCGCTTACTTTTTTGGGGTGGCGGTGCTCAAATTCTTCGAGGGCATCGGCATCTGGGGGCTGATCTTGCTGGTGGTTGCCATCATCGCCTTTGGGGTCGTCCGCCATTTCATGGACGAGCGCGCCGAGCACAAAGCTGCCAAAAAGTCCAAGATTGAGCCTGAGCAGACAACCACGACCCGTTAG
- a CDS encoding MerR family transcriptional regulator: MDVRKKGYRIGELAHLAKVNPRTIDFYTREGLLEPLDRADAHQHRYYPATSLDRLHLIKHLRGRHMSLAEIRDQLKCVQRPEQREVIQTLQLVCQQIDDLQHQLKDLSPIAPQTDRALVMVMTVEAMQKVATLTAALTTLLA, from the coding sequence ATGGACGTTCGCAAGAAGGGCTACCGCATCGGTGAGTTGGCGCACCTGGCGAAGGTGAATCCCCGTACGATCGACTTTTACACCCGCGAGGGGTTGCTTGAGCCCCTCGACCGCGCCGACGCGCACCAGCACCGCTATTATCCGGCCACCTCCCTCGACCGGCTGCACCTTATCAAGCACCTGCGGGGCCGCCACATGAGCCTGGCCGAAATCCGCGACCAGCTCAAGTGTGTGCAGCGGCCGGAGCAACGCGAGGTGATCCAGACATTGCAACTGGTCTGCCAGCAAATTGACGACCTGCAGCACCAGCTCAAGGACCTATCGCCCATCGCCCCCCAGACCGACCGGGCCTTGGTGATGGTCATGACCGTGGAGGCGATGCAGAAGGTGGCAACTCTCACCGCCGCGCTTACAACACTGCTTGCGTGA
- the thiD gene encoding bifunctional hydroxymethylpyrimidine kinase/phosphomethylpyrimidine kinase produces the protein MTIARALTIAGSDSGGGAGLQADLRTFAFHKVHGMSAVTCLTAQNTLGVQGVMPVEPDFVALQVEAVAGDIGLDAVKTGMLLNAGIIARVARLAAELPLPNLVVDPVMVSRTGVQLIDDDAVVALKNKLLPLAMLVTPNLHEARLLSGIAIETVADMQTAARRIAALGARSVLIKGGALAVGRGTDIWYDGGAWVVLKGDTIDTPHTHGTGCTLAAAIAANLALGLPLREAIVRAKAYVTAALRRSLAIGRGQGPVGHFWPLLGDADG, from the coding sequence GTGACGATCGCCCGCGCTCTGACCATCGCCGGGTCCGATTCGGGTGGCGGGGCGGGTCTACAGGCCGACCTGCGCACCTTCGCCTTTCACAAAGTGCACGGCATGTCCGCCGTCACCTGCCTGACCGCCCAGAACACCCTCGGGGTCCAGGGAGTCATGCCTGTGGAACCCGATTTTGTCGCTCTGCAAGTCGAAGCGGTGGCCGGGGATATTGGTCTGGATGCCGTCAAGACGGGCATGCTGCTCAACGCCGGGATCATCGCCCGGGTCGCCAGGCTGGCTGCCGAGCTGCCTTTGCCAAATCTGGTGGTGGACCCGGTGATGGTCTCGCGCACGGGTGTCCAGCTCATCGACGATGACGCCGTGGTGGCCCTCAAGAACAAACTGTTGCCGCTGGCGATGCTCGTGACGCCCAATTTGCACGAGGCGCGCTTGCTGAGCGGGATTGCCATCGAAACGGTTGCCGACATGCAGACGGCTGCCCGCCGCATCGCCGCCCTCGGGGCGCGAAGCGTACTGATCAAAGGGGGAGCCCTCGCAGTCGGACGCGGCACGGATATCTGGTACGACGGCGGCGCATGGGTCGTACTGAAGGGCGACACGATCGACACGCCCCACACCCACGGCACCGGCTGCACCTTGGCCGCGGCAATTGCCGCCAACCTCGCCCTCGGTCTTCCGCTGCGCGAGGCGATTGTGCGAGCCAAAGCCTACGTCACCGCCGCGCTGCGCCGTAGCCTGGCGATTGGCCGCGGCCAGGGGCCGGTAGGCCACTTCTGGCCACTGCTCGGCGATGCCGACGGTTAG